One window from the genome of Carnobacteriaceae bacterium zg-84 encodes:
- a CDS encoding bacteriocin immunity protein → MKIKWENENQELLTVIYRLVLNYLISDKERELLLEAKNKIENNMYERKVVEDLKTQLGILALKRELSRDVSVFFSEISRKTPGHKLGYSFYDSLIR, encoded by the coding sequence ATGAAAATAAAATGGGAAAATGAAAATCAAGAGTTATTAACTGTAATATATCGTTTAGTATTGAATTATCTTATAAGTGATAAAGAAAGAGAACTTTTATTAGAAGCAAAGAATAAGATAGAAAATAATATGTATGAGAGAAAAGTTGTGGAAGATTTAAAAACACAATTAGGAATACTTGCTTTGAAACGAGAATTATCACGAGATGTCAGCGTATTTTTTTCAGAAATTTCAAGAAAAACTCCAGGTCATAAATTGGGATATTCTTTCTATGATTCACTAATACGTTAA
- a CDS encoding ABC transporter ATP-binding protein produces the protein MIEVNKIYKAISGQHILKDISFTINKGDCVALIGPNGAGKTTLMSCLIGDKFVSKGEITIDKMPVTHASLKTKVAILPQENVAPQNLKVFELITFFQKIHKNSLSTEEIDALLGFSAEQKNQVTEKLSGGQRRLMSFVLTLIGQPSILFLDEPTASMDTSTRQRFWEIISQLKTKGVTIIYSSHYIEEVEHTADRILVLHHGQLLRDTTPHKMRSEEREKQFNIPIIYQKSIQKLEIIYDVKTSRDTITFMTKEPQKVFEYLQNLGCSIEDMEMLNKTLLNTLFDNTKEEK, from the coding sequence ATGATTGAAGTAAATAAAATATATAAAGCGATAAGTGGACAACATATTTTAAAAGATATTTCTTTTACGATTAATAAAGGAGATTGTGTCGCTTTGATTGGTCCGAATGGAGCAGGAAAAACGACGTTAATGTCCTGCTTAATTGGCGATAAATTTGTTTCAAAGGGTGAAATAACGATTGATAAAATGCCTGTCACACATGCGTCCTTAAAAACAAAAGTCGCCATTTTACCACAGGAAAATGTAGCACCTCAAAATTTAAAAGTATTCGAATTGATTACATTCTTCCAAAAAATTCACAAAAATTCATTATCCACAGAAGAAATTGATGCTTTACTAGGTTTTTCAGCAGAGCAAAAAAATCAAGTTACCGAAAAATTATCGGGTGGGCAAAGACGGTTGATGTCTTTTGTACTAACACTCATTGGTCAACCAAGTATTTTATTTTTAGATGAACCAACAGCAAGTATGGATACGTCGACAAGACAACGGTTTTGGGAAATTATTTCTCAATTAAAAACAAAGGGTGTCACGATTATTTACTCCTCACACTACATCGAAGAAGTAGAACATACGGCAGATAGAATTTTAGTGTTGCATCATGGGCAACTTTTACGTGATACGACACCGCATAAAATGCGTTCGGAGGAACGAGAAAAGCAGTTTAATATACCGATTATATATCAGAAAAGTATCCAAAAACTTGAGATAATTTATGATGTCAAAACATCACGTGATACGATAACGTTTATGACAAAAGAGCCCCAAAAAGTCTTTGAATATCTACAAAATTTAGGGTGTTCGATTGAAGATATGGAAATGTTAAACAAAACATTATTAAATACACTGTTTGATAATACAAAGGAGGAAAAATAA